The DNA sequence TTGAGATAGCCTCCGAGGTAGCGGGGCTCAAACGCAAGCCGAAACTGGTGGTGATCCTCGTCGGGGATAACCCCGCATCGAAGGTATATGTCGGGATGAAGGCAAAGGCCTGCGCCGAGGTCGGTTTCGGGAGCGAGAAATTCGCTCTCCCTGCAACAACGAGCGAAGCTGAATTGCTTGCGCTTATCGACAAACTCAACGCTGATAACAACATCGACGGCATACTCTGCCAGCTCCCGCTCCCCAAGCAGATAAGCGAGCATAAGGTGCTTGAGCGCATATCGACAGCGAAGGATGTGGACTGCTTCCATCCGATGAACGTGGGATATCTCACGAGCGGGGACCCGTTCGTCAAGCCGTGCACGCCGGCCGGTGTCATCGAGATAATGAAGCGCTACGGCATCGAGATGAAAGGGAAACATGCGGTCGTCGCGGGGCGGAGCAATATCGTGGGCAAGCCCCTCGCGCAGCTCCTCCTCGCTGAACACGCAACGGTAACGATATGCCATTCGCGAACGGTGGACCTCGCCGCAGTGTGCAAAAGCGCCGATATTCTCTGCGCGGCCATAGGCAAACCCGAAATGATAAAAGGCGATTGGGTGAAAGAGGGTGCCGTCGTCATCGATGTCGGCGTGAACCGTGTTGACGATACGAGCGAAAAAGGATATAAACTTGTGGGCGATGTCGCGTATGCGGAAGCCGCAGCGCACGCATCGTTCATCACACCGGTGCCGGGGGGGATAGGCCCCATGACGATAGCGATGCTCATGAAGAATACATTGGAACTGTACAAGAAACGGATCTGATCCGTTGAACTAAGGTTAGTCATATCGCAGGCGGGGTCACGTGACCCCGCCTGCGAATAGGATATCAAGGAGCATTCAATGCCGAAACTCGATCCCACGAAAATGGCCGACTGGCAGATAGCCGACGCGGCCGCAGAAACGA is a window from the Spirochaetota bacterium genome containing:
- the folD gene encoding bifunctional methylenetetrahydrofolate dehydrogenase/methenyltetrahydrofolate cyclohydrolase FolD, whose product is MAAQILDGNATAKSIRLEIASEVAGLKRKPKLVVILVGDNPASKVYVGMKAKACAEVGFGSEKFALPATTSEAELLALIDKLNADNNIDGILCQLPLPKQISEHKVLERISTAKDVDCFHPMNVGYLTSGDPFVKPCTPAGVIEIMKRYGIEMKGKHAVVAGRSNIVGKPLAQLLLAEHATVTICHSRTVDLAAVCKSADILCAAIGKPEMIKGDWVKEGAVVIDVGVNRVDDTSEKGYKLVGDVAYAEAAAHASFITPVPGGIGPMTIAMLMKNTLELYKKRI